In Brassica rapa cultivar Chiifu-401-42 chromosome A06, CAAS_Brap_v3.01, whole genome shotgun sequence, a single window of DNA contains:
- the LOC103872005 gene encoding ACT domain-containing protein ACR8, whose product MAMKGYLDEYEKLVIRMNTPRVVIDNGVCSSATIVKVDSPRGHGILLEAVQILTDLNLSIKKAYISSDGRWNMDVFHVTDINGNKLNDQSVLKYIEQSIETVYYGENIEVNGLTALELTGTDRIGLLSEMFAVLSDLNCDVVDAKLWTHNGRVASMIYLKDCSSGSPILDSHRISKIEGRLKNVLNGDSDVKSAAKTCVSVDMMTHIERRLHQLMFEDRDYEKRSKKQERSPMVVVTVQNWAERGYSVVNVHCRDRTKLLFDVVCTLTDMEYAVFHATINTSEDQAHLEFYIRHKDGSPISSEAERQRVIQCLEAAVERRASEGVRLELRHPDKQGLLAEVTRTFRENGLNVTRTEISTSCGMATNIFYVTDANGDEADTKLIESVREKIGFECLRVKEMPSVNQRKGDGEEHQQTKAVLVSLGSLVWRNLFSFGLVKSCS is encoded by the exons ATGGCGATGAAGGGCTATTTGGATGAATATGAAAAACTTGTGATTAGGATGAACACTCCAAG GGTCGTTATCGACAATGGTGTTTGTTCTTCAGCGACAATCGTCAAG GTTGACAGTCCAAGAGGACATGGTATATTGTTAGAAGCAGTACAAATCCTCACCGATTTGAACCTCTCCATTAAAAAAGCTTACATTTCTTCTGATGGAAGATGGAACATGGATg TTTTCCATGTGACTGACATAAACGGAAACAAGTTGAATGATCAGAGCGTCTTAAAATACATTGAACAG TCGATCGAAACGGTTTACTACGGAGAAAACATTGAAGTTAACGGTCTAACGGCCTTAGAGTTAACCGGAACGGACAGGATCGGTTTACTATCCGAGATGTTTGCGGTTCTCTCTGATCTCAACTGCGATGTAGTTGACGCTAAGCTATGGACACATAACGGCAGAGTTGCGTCTATGATCTATCTCAAAGACTGCAGCTCAGGATCACCGATTCTTGATTCTCATCGCATATCCAAGATCGAGGGACGGTTGAAGAACGTTCTGAACGGCGATAGCGACGTTAAGTCCGCTGCTAAGACTTGTGTTTCGGTGGATATGATGACGCACATCGAACGCAGGCTTCATCAGCTTATGTTCGAAGATAGAGACTACGAGAAGAGATCCAAGAAGCAGGAGAGATCTCCTATGGTGGTTGTGACGGTTCAGAATTGGGCTGAGAGGGGCTACTCGGTCGTTAATGTTCATTGCCGGGACAGGACTAAGCTTTTGTTCGACGTGGTTTGTACGTTAACCGATATGGAATATGCCGTGTTCCATGCGACTATCAACACATCTGAAGACCAAGCTCATTTG GAATTTTATATCCGGCATAAGGATGGATCACCGATAAGTTCAGAAGCAGAGAGACAAAGAGTGATACAATGCTTAGAAGCTGCAGTGGAAAGAAGAGCATCTGAG GGTGTGAGATTGGAGCTGAGGCATCCAGACAAACAAGGTTTACTGGCGGAAGTTACTAGGACTTTCAGAGAAAATGGTCTGAATGTTACAAGAACAGAGATATCAACGAGCTGCGGTATGGCTACAAACATATTCTATGTAACCGATGCGAATGGAGATGAAGCTGACACGAAACTGATTGAATCGGTTAGGGAGAAAATCGGTTTCGAGTGTTTAAGAGTAAAAGAAATGCCATCAGTGAATCAAAGGAAGGGAGATGGAGAAGAACATCAACAGACTAAAGCAGTGTTGGTTTCACTTGGGAGCTTGGTCTGGAGAAATCTATTCAGCTTTGGTCTTGTCAAATCATGTTCTTGA